One Manihot esculenta cultivar AM560-2 chromosome 6, M.esculenta_v8, whole genome shotgun sequence DNA segment encodes these proteins:
- the LOC110618127 gene encoding protein GAMETE CELL DEFECTIVE 1, mitochondrial: MLSLQRLAVITIKRATSIYGLISTIPRTHLDSTTLCNSLSTKSTKNDNDEWNDAWETAWLPDDLTAKNRAPWEKDVNFPSTDSGVVLSPEVDAETKAFVEEMNENWNERRQATKTCQQQQQDKEEKRGIEDGTSLYSLENMKKDYRLKKQRIHAGLWMKEIEKQQEAKLGDSGLGSADDIDRLLDSCSEIFDTANNDLDISRAPSSSEFKSKPDGWETTAKEQDGNIWEMSQREEDILLQEFDRRIAYSKFQIASFIKTHIFSRRRPIDGWKYMIEELGPNAKKGKGSVSRIPTLSDASTQPFKEERTQVANNFMPLNRK; this comes from the exons ATGCTTTCCCTTCAACGCTTAGCAGTTATTACCATAAAGAGAGCAACATCCATCTATGGACTCATCTCCACAATTCCAAGAACGCATTTAGATTCAACCACCCTTTGCAATTCCCTATCCACCAAGTCCACCAAAAATGACAATGATGAATGGAATGATGCTTGGGAAACCGCCTGGCTGCCAGACGATCTCACCGCCAAAAACAGAGCTCCATGGGAGAAGGATGTGAATTTCCCATCCACAGACTCAGGGGTGGTGCTGTCTCCGGAGGTGGACGCAGAGACCAAGGCATTTGTGGAGGAAATGAACGAAAACTGGAACGAGAGGCGGCAAGCAACCAAGACTTGTCAACAACAGCAGCAAGATAAGGAAGAGAAGAGAGGTATTGAGGATGGGACTTCACTTTATAGTTTGGAGAATATGAAGAAGGATTACAGGCTAAAGAAGCAGAGGATCCATGCGGGGTTATGGATGAAGGAGATTGAGAAGCAACAGGAGGCTAAGTTGGGAGATTCAGGTCTAGGTTCTGCAGATGATATTGACAGATTGCTTGATAGCTGTTCTGA GATTTTTGATACTGCCAACAATGACTTGGACATCTCAAGAGCCCCAAGCTCTTCAGAGTTTAAAAGCAAGCCTGATGGTTGGGAAACTACAGCTAAGGAGCAAGATGGGAATATATGGGAGATGTCACAAAGGGAAGAAGATATTCTCCTCCAAGAATTTGATCGTCGAATTGCATACAGCAAATTCCAG ATTGCTAGTTTTATCAAGACACACATATTTAGCCGGAGAAGGCCAATTGATGGATGGAAATACATGATAGAGGAGCTGGGACCAAATGCCAAGAAAGGGAAAGGTAGTGTCTCAAGGATACCAACTCTTTCCGACGCATCTACTCAACCTTTCAAGGAAGAGAGGACACAAGTTGCCAACAATTTCATGCCCTTGAATAGGAAGTAA